The following proteins come from a genomic window of Deltaproteobacteria bacterium IMCC39524:
- a CDS encoding TonB C-terminal domain-containing protein: protein MSAPLMPVESLRQISAFHKDPKFGRLLLVSLLVHGLVWVAFTVDLFGTKTRPKPPVYYVDLIHKPVLNPQAGRPDPRPAKKPKAAEVKRTVQTAPPAVQKKAKPAVKPLVKPVQTSKPKPKPVAKSEVRSDTRNEQQVKSALDEIRERQARQAERDAIKDKIAKLSAGAATVAADVPVGMPDGTGDEVGVSALAFVQAFIQQNWALSPYLLDQSRLRDLEAKATLTYAASGEMIRYRINTPSGNQQFDDSLKRAITKSKQLPQPLPKQIDLLVTFNLKEMARGK, encoded by the coding sequence GTGAGTGCGCCTCTGATGCCTGTCGAGTCTCTGCGCCAAATCAGCGCTTTTCACAAGGATCCGAAGTTCGGTCGCTTGCTGCTTGTCTCTCTGCTCGTCCACGGCCTGGTCTGGGTGGCCTTCACCGTTGACCTGTTCGGCACCAAGACCCGCCCCAAGCCCCCGGTCTATTACGTTGACCTGATTCACAAGCCGGTGCTCAATCCTCAGGCGGGACGACCCGATCCCCGTCCGGCCAAGAAGCCGAAAGCTGCGGAAGTCAAACGCACGGTCCAGACAGCACCACCTGCTGTGCAGAAAAAGGCCAAGCCGGCCGTCAAACCTTTGGTCAAACCGGTACAGACCAGCAAGCCCAAGCCGAAGCCAGTGGCGAAGTCGGAGGTCAGGTCAGATACGCGTAACGAACAGCAGGTGAAGAGCGCTCTTGATGAGATTCGTGAGCGTCAGGCCCGTCAAGCTGAGCGCGATGCCATAAAGGACAAGATTGCCAAATTAAGCGCAGGGGCGGCCACCGTTGCAGCCGACGTGCCGGTGGGGATGCCTGACGGTACGGGTGACGAGGTGGGTGTCAGTGCTCTGGCTTTTGTGCAGGCTTTTATCCAGCAAAACTGGGCTCTTTCTCCTTATCTTCTGGATCAGTCGCGACTCCGTGATCTTGAAGCGAAAGCCACTCTGACCTATGCGGCGTCCGGAGAAATGATCCGTTACCGAATCAATACACCCTCAGGGAATCAGCAGTTCGATGATTCTCTGAAAAGAGCAATCACCAAATCGAAGCAGTTGCCGCAGCCGTTGCCGAAGCAGATCGATCTGTTGGTTACCTTCAACCTCAAGGAAATGGCCCGGGGAAAATAA
- the tolB gene encoding Tol-Pal system beta propeller repeat protein TolB, with translation MLIRWFTICFFCLVLPWSVLAATEIEISSPGEQSIPLALTRLLPDKGPESAQISGEFNEVLDADLDLSGLFRFVDPEAFLDDAQRIGLYSIQVDFPQWRLLGSETLIKGTYKIEGDKLTIEARLFDVVNRKLLTGRRYVGETKDVRRMAHAFADLVLKELTGEEGPFSARIAYISDLSGDKELWLMDVDGKRPIRLTNHRSIVLNPDFSPRGKEILFTSYRANNPDLYRKEIYTGKEAKLSYKQGLNVAGRMSPDGREIALTLSKDGNPEIYLIGTTGRIRKRITDSWGIDSDPSWSPDGSQIAFVSNRQGNPHIFVADTFTGQAARLTTQGKYNATPAWGPKGERIAFTRQIGGQFDIYTINIDGTDERRLTFGPGNSEHPRWSPDGRFIIYSSDKGGNRAIYVMRNDGTGARRLTKLDSDCRHPAWSPRW, from the coding sequence ATGTTGATACGCTGGTTCACGATTTGTTTCTTCTGTCTGGTTCTGCCGTGGTCGGTTTTGGCCGCCACGGAAATTGAAATCTCCTCGCCCGGCGAACAATCGATTCCCCTGGCTCTGACCCGGTTGCTGCCTGACAAGGGCCCCGAGTCAGCGCAGATCTCCGGGGAGTTTAACGAGGTCCTCGATGCCGATTTGGATCTTTCTGGACTCTTTCGGTTTGTTGATCCTGAAGCTTTTCTCGATGATGCGCAGCGTATCGGGCTTTACAGCATCCAGGTTGATTTTCCGCAGTGGCGATTGCTCGGTAGTGAAACCCTGATTAAGGGAACCTATAAAATTGAGGGTGATAAACTGACCATCGAGGCGCGCCTCTTTGATGTTGTCAACCGCAAGCTCCTGACCGGTCGACGCTATGTTGGTGAGACCAAGGATGTCCGGCGCATGGCGCACGCCTTTGCCGACCTGGTGCTTAAGGAACTCACCGGCGAAGAGGGCCCTTTCAGTGCACGCATCGCCTATATCTCCGATTTGAGTGGGGATAAAGAACTCTGGTTGATGGACGTCGATGGCAAGCGTCCGATTCGACTGACCAACCATCGCTCGATCGTACTCAACCCCGATTTCTCTCCACGTGGCAAAGAGATCCTCTTTACCTCCTACCGGGCCAACAACCCCGATCTTTATCGCAAGGAAATTTACACGGGCAAAGAGGCCAAGCTATCTTACAAGCAGGGTCTCAACGTTGCCGGACGAATGTCTCCTGATGGGCGCGAGATTGCCCTGACCCTTTCCAAGGACGGCAACCCGGAGATCTACCTGATCGGCACCACGGGTCGCATACGTAAGCGGATCACTGACAGCTGGGGAATCGACAGTGATCCTTCCTGGAGCCCCGACGGTAGCCAAATAGCGTTTGTCTCCAACCGGCAGGGCAATCCGCATATCTTTGTCGCCGACACCTTTACCGGCCAGGCTGCAAGGTTGACGACCCAAGGCAAGTACAATGCCACGCCGGCCTGGGGCCCGAAGGGCGAGCGCATTGCCTTTACGCGCCAGATCGGCGGCCAGTTCGATATCTATACGATCAATATCGATGGCACTGACGAACGTCGCCTGACCTTTGGTCCCGGTAACAGCGAACATCCACGCTGGAGTCCAGACGGCCGCTTCATTATCTATTCATCAGACAAGGGTGGTAACCGTGCGATTTACGTTATGCGCAACGACGGTACCGGTGCCAGACGCTTGACAAAGCTGGACAGCGATTGTCGCCACCCGGCCTGGTCGCCGCGTTGGTAA
- the pal gene encoding peptidoglycan-associated lipoprotein Pal: MKAMQTLKLVLIVLFLCSSLIGCAKSTPQMDQEDVGKSDMSQPSEVKVADEGSMQGEVVPTHDQIAGMERINFDFDQFTLSAEARSILGNNAKYLQANSGTNVVIEGHCDERGSDEYNLALGESRALAAKSYLVSLGISAKRLSVISYGEEKPLSKGAGESAWAQNRRAEFKAIK, translated from the coding sequence ATGAAAGCAATGCAAACTCTCAAACTTGTTCTGATCGTCCTCTTCCTCTGCAGCAGTCTCATCGGTTGTGCCAAGTCTACTCCCCAGATGGATCAAGAAGACGTTGGTAAGTCCGATATGAGTCAGCCCTCTGAAGTCAAAGTCGCTGATGAAGGGTCCATGCAGGGCGAAGTCGTGCCGACTCATGATCAGATTGCTGGTATGGAGCGGATCAATTTCGATTTTGACCAGTTCACTCTTTCTGCCGAAGCACGCAGCATTCTCGGCAATAACGCCAAGTATCTGCAGGCCAACAGTGGTACCAACGTCGTCATCGAAGGTCATTGCGATGAGCGTGGTTCCGACGAATACAACCTGGCTCTCGGTGAAAGCCGCGCCCTGGCTGCCAAGAGCTATCTGGTTTCTCTGGGCATCAGCGCCAAGCGGCTTTCGGTAATTTCCTACGGCGAAGAGAAGCCCCTGAGCAAAGGTGCAGGCGAAAGCGCATGGGCTCAAAACCGTCGCGCAGAATTCAAAGCGATCAAGTAA
- the tolR gene encoding protein TolR → MEVGQNSNRRRTVLAQINVTPFVDVMLVLLIIFMVTAPMMEKGVDVALPEVENAPNLTAVKEPLVITVTRKGEIMVGKNSVADAGKLTPVLQQVLSEREDKTVYLEADKAVPYGTVVKVMAAIKRAGVAKLGMVAQEPQE, encoded by the coding sequence ATGGAAGTTGGTCAAAACAGCAATCGCCGGCGCACGGTGCTGGCCCAGATCAACGTGACACCCTTTGTCGACGTCATGCTGGTCCTGCTGATCATTTTCATGGTCACGGCACCGATGATGGAAAAGGGTGTGGATGTTGCCTTGCCGGAAGTTGAAAACGCGCCGAACCTGACTGCGGTCAAAGAGCCTCTGGTGATTACCGTAACCCGCAAGGGTGAGATCATGGTCGGCAAGAACAGCGTCGCTGATGCGGGCAAGCTGACTCCGGTGTTGCAGCAGGTGTTAAGTGAACGTGAAGACAAGACCGTCTACCTGGAAGCCGACAAGGCTGTGCCTTACGGCACGGTCGTCAAGGTGATGGCTGCAATCAAGCGCGCCGGAGTCGCCAAGCTTGGTATGGTGGCTCAGGAACCACAAGAGTAA
- the tolQ gene encoding protein TolQ — MELVLNAGPVVKLVLLILVYFSVVSWAIIFYKQLVIHRAIADSERFLDFFWSKKSFDTIGKGLDDYRHSPLTVLFREVYSELAQNRRQSEGQEDGNLVADLGEQERVARVLRRSTTSQTQRLEKYLSFLATTGSAAPFIGLFGTVWGIMDAFHGIGTSGSASLAVVAPGISEALVATAIGLVAAIPAVIGYNHFVNKINVLIGEMDNFCQEMLNIVQRMSRGR, encoded by the coding sequence GCCGGCCCGGTCGTCAAGCTGGTCCTGTTGATTCTGGTTTATTTTTCCGTGGTCTCCTGGGCCATTATCTTCTACAAACAGCTGGTCATTCATCGCGCGATAGCCGACTCGGAGCGTTTCCTCGATTTTTTCTGGTCGAAGAAAAGTTTCGATACCATCGGCAAGGGCCTGGATGACTATCGGCATTCACCTCTCACGGTTCTGTTTCGGGAAGTCTACAGTGAGTTGGCCCAGAACCGCCGCCAGAGCGAAGGTCAGGAAGATGGCAACCTGGTGGCTGACCTCGGCGAGCAGGAACGGGTGGCCCGGGTGTTGCGGCGCTCCACGACTTCACAGACCCAGCGCCTGGAGAAATATCTCTCTTTTCTCGCCACCACCGGCTCGGCAGCGCCTTTTATCGGACTGTTCGGTACAGTCTGGGGCATCATGGATGCCTTCCATGGCATCGGCACCAGCGGCAGCGCTTCGCTGGCTGTTGTCGCACCGGGTATTTCAGAAGCTCTGGTCGCGACGGCAATCGGCCTGGTCGCAGCGATTCCGGCTGTTATTGGGTACAACCACTTTGTTAACAAGATCAACGTTTTGATTGGCGAGATGGATAATTTCTGCCAGGAGATGTTGAACATTGTCCAGCGTATGAGCCGGGGCCGTTGA
- the ybgF gene encoding tol-pal system protein YbgF, which produces MFRICLPFFLIVSLLLSGCVVTEQDLQMQRDLLEMKRRLGETERALKELQDDASGGVRAHVETLARNQADFQAELDGVRVDLQSMQGQTGDQERVNEDMRQDLALLRDELSLQIVDHEQRLSLLEGGGGVDLQKPVAASSPTILEQPVVKPQAVTPGGESAPELYERALKTIREQRDFAAGRDMMETFLKRYPQDELAVNAAYWIGETYYAEKAYEQSILKFEEVIETYGEHPKVASAMLKQALAFEASGDKATAELLLQKLIKRYPLSGEAEKAKKKLQTP; this is translated from the coding sequence ATGTTTCGAATCTGTTTGCCGTTTTTTCTGATTGTCAGCCTGCTGTTGAGCGGTTGCGTGGTCACAGAACAAGACCTGCAGATGCAGCGGGATCTGCTGGAGATGAAGCGGCGGCTCGGTGAAACGGAGCGTGCACTCAAGGAATTGCAGGATGACGCCTCGGGCGGGGTTCGCGCGCATGTGGAAACCCTGGCACGTAACCAGGCTGATTTCCAGGCTGAGCTCGATGGCGTGCGGGTTGACCTGCAGTCGATGCAAGGACAAACGGGTGACCAGGAGCGCGTCAACGAAGATATGCGACAGGATTTAGCTCTGCTTCGTGACGAGCTGAGTTTACAGATTGTCGATCATGAACAGCGTCTTAGCCTGCTGGAAGGGGGCGGTGGCGTTGATCTGCAAAAGCCGGTTGCCGCATCGTCTCCGACGATCCTTGAGCAACCCGTGGTTAAACCGCAAGCGGTAACGCCAGGCGGTGAAAGCGCTCCCGAGCTTTACGAGCGTGCACTCAAAACGATTCGTGAGCAGCGTGATTTTGCAGCTGGCCGAGACATGATGGAGACCTTCCTCAAGCGGTATCCACAAGACGAGCTCGCGGTTAACGCAGCCTACTGGATTGGTGAAACCTACTACGCCGAAAAGGCTTACGAACAATCTATTCTGAAGTTTGAAGAAGTTATTGAGACCTATGGCGAACATCCGAAGGTCGCTTCGGCTATGCTCAAACAGGCACTCGCCTTTGAGGCCAGTGGCGACAAGGCGACTGCGGAGCTCTTGCTGCAGAAGTTGATCAAACGCTACCCTCTCTCCGGAGAGGCAGAAAAAGCCAAGAAAAAGTTACAGACCCCGTAA